One Lucilia cuprina isolate Lc7/37 chromosome 4, ASM2204524v1, whole genome shotgun sequence DNA segment encodes these proteins:
- the LOC111674489 gene encoding protein groucho isoform X1 gives MYPAPVRHPSAGVSDMQTVKTHSHTLNLNTHPSSTSHTPTPSNLPPIHGPPPQGPLKFTIVDTLERIKEEFNFLQAQYHTLKLECEKLANEKTEMQRHYVMYYEMSYGLNVEMHKQTEIAKRLNTLINQLLPFLQADHQQQVLQAVERAKQVTMQDLNLIIGQQHQQGMQQLIQQIHVQQVPGGPPQPMGALGPLGGPFGALGASMGLPHGPQGLLKAPPEHHRPDMKPAGLEGPASAEERLRNSVSPADREKYRTRSPLDIENDSKRPKQEKLEDEGDKSDQDLVVDVANEMESHSPRPNGEHLSMEGRDRESINGERLDKPGSSGVKPPTDRPPSRSGSSSSRSTPSLKTKDMEKPGTPGAKARTPTPNAAPPAQGVNPKQMMPQGGPPPAGYPASPYQRPADPYQRPPSDPAYGRPPPLPYDPHAHVRTNGIPHPTALTGGKPAYSFHMNGEGSLQPVPFPPDALVGVGIPRHARQINTLSHGEVVCAVTISNPTKYVYTGGKGCVKVWDISQPANKSPISQLDCLQRDNYIRSVKLLPDGRTLIVGGEASNLSIWDLASPTPRIKAELTSSAPACYALAISPDSKVCFSCCSDGNIAVWDLHNEILVRQFQGHTDGASCIDISPDGSRLWTGGLDNTVRSWDLREGRQLQQHDFSSQIFSLGYCPTGDWLAVGMENSHVEVLHASKPDKYQLHLHESCVLSLRFATCGKWFVSTGKDNLLNAWRTPYGASIFQSKETSSVLSCDISTDDKYIVTGSGDKKATVYEVIY, from the exons atgtatCCTGCACCGGTGCGGCACCCTTCGGCGGGGGTAAGTGATATGCAAACGGTaaaaacacactcacacacactcaACCTCAACACACATCCATCTTCTACTAGTCACACTCCCACTCCTTCCAATTTGCCACCCATTCat GGTCCACCACCACAGGGTCCTCTAAAGTTCACCATAGTTGACACTTTGGAACGTATTAAGGAGGAGTTTAACTTTTTGCAGGCTCAGTATCACAc ATTGAAACTTGAGTGCGAAAAATTGGCAAATGAAAAAACGGAAATGCAACGCCATTATGTCATG tattatgAAATGTCGTATGGCCTAAACGTAGAAATGCACAAACag acgGAAATTGCCAaacgtttaaatactttaatcaATCAATTGCTGCCCTTTTTACAAGCTGATCACCAACAACAAGTACTACAGGCCGTAGAACGTGCGAAACAGGTTACAATGCAGGATTTAAATCTTATCATAGGG CAGCAACATCAGCAAGGAATGCAACAACTTATt CAACAAATACATGTGCAGCAGGTGCCAGGAGGTCCTCCACAACCAATGGGTGCTTTGGGGCCACTTGGAGGTCCATTTGGCGCATTAGGAGCTTCGATGGGTTTACCACACGGACCTCAAGGATTACTTAAAGCACCGCCAGAACACCACAGACCTGATATGAAACCAGCAGGTCTCGAGGGTCCAGCCAGTGCCGAGGAAAGATTG CGCAATTCGGTTTCTCCAGCCGATCGTGAGAAATATCGAACACGATCACCACTTGATATCGAAAATGACTCCAAACGTCCTAAACAGGAAAAATTG GAGGATGAAGGAGATAAAAGCGATCAAGATTTAGTCGTAGATGTTGCAAATGAAATG gaATCGCATTCTCCACGACCTAATGGCGAGCACTTGTCTATGGAGGGTCGCGATCGGGAGAGTATAAATGGTGAACGATTAGATAAACCAGGCAGCAGTGGTGTCAAACCACCGACAGATAGGCCACCATCACGTTCAGGCTCTAGTTCATCACGGTCAACACCCAGCCTTAAAACAAAAGAT ATGGAAAAGCCTGGAACACCGGGAGCTAAAGCTCGCACTCCCACTCCAAATGCAGCGCCACCAGCTCAGGGCGTTAATCCCAAACAGATGATGCCACAAGGTGGTCCACCACCGGCTGGATACCCAGCTTCACCGTATCAGCGCCCAGCTGATCCTTACCAGAGACCACCCTCCGACCCGGCTTATGGTAGACCACCACCACTACCCTATGATCCACACGCTCATGTTCGAACCAATGGCATTCCACATCCGACTGCGTTAACCGGTGGAAAGCC agcatattccTTCCATATGAATGGCGAAGGTAGTCTACAGCCCGTTCCCTTTCCTCCTGACGCCCTTGTAGGTGTGGGCATACCGAGACATGCCCGTCAAATCAACACTTTATCACATGGCGAAGTTGTTTGCGCTGTCACTATATCCAATCCCACAAAATATGTATACACCGGTGGTAAAGGTTGCGTTAAGGTGTGGGACATTTCGCAGCCGGCCAATAAAAGTCCTATTAGCCAACTGGACTGTCTGCAACGTGACAATTATATTCGCTCAGTAAAACTTTTGCCAGATGGACGCACTTTAATTGTTGGAGGAGAAGCATCAAATCTATCGATATGGGATTTGGCCAGTCCAACACCTCGTATAAAAGCTGAGTTAACATCGTCGGCACCGGCTTGCTATGCCTTAGCTATTAGTCCCGATTCGAAGGTGTGCTTTTCATGTTGTAGTGATGGTAACATTGCTGTCTGGGACTTGCACAACGAAATTCTAGTGCGTCAATTTCAAGGTCATACTGATGGTGCTTCTTGCATCGACATTAGTCCGGACGGTTCTCGTCTATGGACTGGCGGTCTCGACAATACAGTTCGGTCATGGGATCTACGCGAGGGACGCCAGTTGCAGCAACATGATTTCAGTTCACAGATATTCTCATTAGGATATTGCCCAACAG GCGATTGGTTGGCTGTTGGTATGGAAAATTCCCATGTCGAAGTTCTACACGCTTCTAAACCTGACAAATACCAACTGCACTTGCACGAAAGTTGCGTGTTATCGTTACGTTTTGCCACCTGTGGCAAATGGTTCGTATCCACCGGTAAAGACAACTTACTCAATGCCTGGCGAACACCCTATGGCGCAAGTATATTCCAG TCCAAGGAAACTTCATCGGTACTTAGCTGCGACATATCAACAGACGACAAGTACATTGTGACGGGTTCCGGAGACAAAAAAGCCACAGTTTACGAAGTTATCTATTAA
- the LOC111674489 gene encoding protein groucho isoform X2, producing MYPAPVRHPSAGVSDMQTVKTHSHTLNLNTHPSSTSHTPTPSNLPPIHGPPPQGPLKFTIVDTLERIKEEFNFLQAQYHTLKLECEKLANEKTEMQRHYVMYYEMSYGLNVEMHKQTEIAKRLNTLINQLLPFLQADHQQQVLQAVERAKQVTMQDLNLIIGQQIHVQQVPGGPPQPMGALGPLGGPFGALGASMGLPHGPQGLLKAPPEHHRPDMKPAGLEGPASAEERLRNSVSPADREKYRTRSPLDIENDSKRPKQEKLEDEGDKSDQDLVVDVANEMESHSPRPNGEHLSMEGRDRESINGERLDKPGSSGVKPPTDRPPSRSGSSSSRSTPSLKTKDMEKPGTPGAKARTPTPNAAPPAQGVNPKQMMPQGGPPPAGYPASPYQRPADPYQRPPSDPAYGRPPPLPYDPHAHVRTNGIPHPTALTGGKPAYSFHMNGEGSLQPVPFPPDALVGVGIPRHARQINTLSHGEVVCAVTISNPTKYVYTGGKGCVKVWDISQPANKSPISQLDCLQRDNYIRSVKLLPDGRTLIVGGEASNLSIWDLASPTPRIKAELTSSAPACYALAISPDSKVCFSCCSDGNIAVWDLHNEILVRQFQGHTDGASCIDISPDGSRLWTGGLDNTVRSWDLREGRQLQQHDFSSQIFSLGYCPTGDWLAVGMENSHVEVLHASKPDKYQLHLHESCVLSLRFATCGKWFVSTGKDNLLNAWRTPYGASIFQSKETSSVLSCDISTDDKYIVTGSGDKKATVYEVIY from the exons atgtatCCTGCACCGGTGCGGCACCCTTCGGCGGGGGTAAGTGATATGCAAACGGTaaaaacacactcacacacactcaACCTCAACACACATCCATCTTCTACTAGTCACACTCCCACTCCTTCCAATTTGCCACCCATTCat GGTCCACCACCACAGGGTCCTCTAAAGTTCACCATAGTTGACACTTTGGAACGTATTAAGGAGGAGTTTAACTTTTTGCAGGCTCAGTATCACAc ATTGAAACTTGAGTGCGAAAAATTGGCAAATGAAAAAACGGAAATGCAACGCCATTATGTCATG tattatgAAATGTCGTATGGCCTAAACGTAGAAATGCACAAACag acgGAAATTGCCAaacgtttaaatactttaatcaATCAATTGCTGCCCTTTTTACAAGCTGATCACCAACAACAAGTACTACAGGCCGTAGAACGTGCGAAACAGGTTACAATGCAGGATTTAAATCTTATCATAGGG CAACAAATACATGTGCAGCAGGTGCCAGGAGGTCCTCCACAACCAATGGGTGCTTTGGGGCCACTTGGAGGTCCATTTGGCGCATTAGGAGCTTCGATGGGTTTACCACACGGACCTCAAGGATTACTTAAAGCACCGCCAGAACACCACAGACCTGATATGAAACCAGCAGGTCTCGAGGGTCCAGCCAGTGCCGAGGAAAGATTG CGCAATTCGGTTTCTCCAGCCGATCGTGAGAAATATCGAACACGATCACCACTTGATATCGAAAATGACTCCAAACGTCCTAAACAGGAAAAATTG GAGGATGAAGGAGATAAAAGCGATCAAGATTTAGTCGTAGATGTTGCAAATGAAATG gaATCGCATTCTCCACGACCTAATGGCGAGCACTTGTCTATGGAGGGTCGCGATCGGGAGAGTATAAATGGTGAACGATTAGATAAACCAGGCAGCAGTGGTGTCAAACCACCGACAGATAGGCCACCATCACGTTCAGGCTCTAGTTCATCACGGTCAACACCCAGCCTTAAAACAAAAGAT ATGGAAAAGCCTGGAACACCGGGAGCTAAAGCTCGCACTCCCACTCCAAATGCAGCGCCACCAGCTCAGGGCGTTAATCCCAAACAGATGATGCCACAAGGTGGTCCACCACCGGCTGGATACCCAGCTTCACCGTATCAGCGCCCAGCTGATCCTTACCAGAGACCACCCTCCGACCCGGCTTATGGTAGACCACCACCACTACCCTATGATCCACACGCTCATGTTCGAACCAATGGCATTCCACATCCGACTGCGTTAACCGGTGGAAAGCC agcatattccTTCCATATGAATGGCGAAGGTAGTCTACAGCCCGTTCCCTTTCCTCCTGACGCCCTTGTAGGTGTGGGCATACCGAGACATGCCCGTCAAATCAACACTTTATCACATGGCGAAGTTGTTTGCGCTGTCACTATATCCAATCCCACAAAATATGTATACACCGGTGGTAAAGGTTGCGTTAAGGTGTGGGACATTTCGCAGCCGGCCAATAAAAGTCCTATTAGCCAACTGGACTGTCTGCAACGTGACAATTATATTCGCTCAGTAAAACTTTTGCCAGATGGACGCACTTTAATTGTTGGAGGAGAAGCATCAAATCTATCGATATGGGATTTGGCCAGTCCAACACCTCGTATAAAAGCTGAGTTAACATCGTCGGCACCGGCTTGCTATGCCTTAGCTATTAGTCCCGATTCGAAGGTGTGCTTTTCATGTTGTAGTGATGGTAACATTGCTGTCTGGGACTTGCACAACGAAATTCTAGTGCGTCAATTTCAAGGTCATACTGATGGTGCTTCTTGCATCGACATTAGTCCGGACGGTTCTCGTCTATGGACTGGCGGTCTCGACAATACAGTTCGGTCATGGGATCTACGCGAGGGACGCCAGTTGCAGCAACATGATTTCAGTTCACAGATATTCTCATTAGGATATTGCCCAACAG GCGATTGGTTGGCTGTTGGTATGGAAAATTCCCATGTCGAAGTTCTACACGCTTCTAAACCTGACAAATACCAACTGCACTTGCACGAAAGTTGCGTGTTATCGTTACGTTTTGCCACCTGTGGCAAATGGTTCGTATCCACCGGTAAAGACAACTTACTCAATGCCTGGCGAACACCCTATGGCGCAAGTATATTCCAG TCCAAGGAAACTTCATCGGTACTTAGCTGCGACATATCAACAGACGACAAGTACATTGTGACGGGTTCCGGAGACAAAAAAGCCACAGTTTACGAAGTTATCTATTAA
- the LOC111674489 gene encoding protein groucho isoform X4, with protein MYPAPVRHPSAGVSDMQTGPPPQGPLKFTIVDTLERIKEEFNFLQAQYHTLKLECEKLANEKTEMQRHYVMYYEMSYGLNVEMHKQTEIAKRLNTLINQLLPFLQADHQQQVLQAVERAKQVTMQDLNLIIGQQHQQGMQQLIQQIHVQQVPGGPPQPMGALGPLGGPFGALGASMGLPHGPQGLLKAPPEHHRPDMKPAGLEGPASAEERLRNSVSPADREKYRTRSPLDIENDSKRPKQEKLEDEGDKSDQDLVVDVANEMESHSPRPNGEHLSMEGRDRESINGERLDKPGSSGVKPPTDRPPSRSGSSSSRSTPSLKTKDMEKPGTPGAKARTPTPNAAPPAQGVNPKQMMPQGGPPPAGYPASPYQRPADPYQRPPSDPAYGRPPPLPYDPHAHVRTNGIPHPTALTGGKPAYSFHMNGEGSLQPVPFPPDALVGVGIPRHARQINTLSHGEVVCAVTISNPTKYVYTGGKGCVKVWDISQPANKSPISQLDCLQRDNYIRSVKLLPDGRTLIVGGEASNLSIWDLASPTPRIKAELTSSAPACYALAISPDSKVCFSCCSDGNIAVWDLHNEILVRQFQGHTDGASCIDISPDGSRLWTGGLDNTVRSWDLREGRQLQQHDFSSQIFSLGYCPTGDWLAVGMENSHVEVLHASKPDKYQLHLHESCVLSLRFATCGKWFVSTGKDNLLNAWRTPYGASIFQSKETSSVLSCDISTDDKYIVTGSGDKKATVYEVIY; from the exons atgtatCCTGCACCGGTGCGGCACCCTTCGGCGGGGGTAAGTGATATGCAAACG GGTCCACCACCACAGGGTCCTCTAAAGTTCACCATAGTTGACACTTTGGAACGTATTAAGGAGGAGTTTAACTTTTTGCAGGCTCAGTATCACAc ATTGAAACTTGAGTGCGAAAAATTGGCAAATGAAAAAACGGAAATGCAACGCCATTATGTCATG tattatgAAATGTCGTATGGCCTAAACGTAGAAATGCACAAACag acgGAAATTGCCAaacgtttaaatactttaatcaATCAATTGCTGCCCTTTTTACAAGCTGATCACCAACAACAAGTACTACAGGCCGTAGAACGTGCGAAACAGGTTACAATGCAGGATTTAAATCTTATCATAGGG CAGCAACATCAGCAAGGAATGCAACAACTTATt CAACAAATACATGTGCAGCAGGTGCCAGGAGGTCCTCCACAACCAATGGGTGCTTTGGGGCCACTTGGAGGTCCATTTGGCGCATTAGGAGCTTCGATGGGTTTACCACACGGACCTCAAGGATTACTTAAAGCACCGCCAGAACACCACAGACCTGATATGAAACCAGCAGGTCTCGAGGGTCCAGCCAGTGCCGAGGAAAGATTG CGCAATTCGGTTTCTCCAGCCGATCGTGAGAAATATCGAACACGATCACCACTTGATATCGAAAATGACTCCAAACGTCCTAAACAGGAAAAATTG GAGGATGAAGGAGATAAAAGCGATCAAGATTTAGTCGTAGATGTTGCAAATGAAATG gaATCGCATTCTCCACGACCTAATGGCGAGCACTTGTCTATGGAGGGTCGCGATCGGGAGAGTATAAATGGTGAACGATTAGATAAACCAGGCAGCAGTGGTGTCAAACCACCGACAGATAGGCCACCATCACGTTCAGGCTCTAGTTCATCACGGTCAACACCCAGCCTTAAAACAAAAGAT ATGGAAAAGCCTGGAACACCGGGAGCTAAAGCTCGCACTCCCACTCCAAATGCAGCGCCACCAGCTCAGGGCGTTAATCCCAAACAGATGATGCCACAAGGTGGTCCACCACCGGCTGGATACCCAGCTTCACCGTATCAGCGCCCAGCTGATCCTTACCAGAGACCACCCTCCGACCCGGCTTATGGTAGACCACCACCACTACCCTATGATCCACACGCTCATGTTCGAACCAATGGCATTCCACATCCGACTGCGTTAACCGGTGGAAAGCC agcatattccTTCCATATGAATGGCGAAGGTAGTCTACAGCCCGTTCCCTTTCCTCCTGACGCCCTTGTAGGTGTGGGCATACCGAGACATGCCCGTCAAATCAACACTTTATCACATGGCGAAGTTGTTTGCGCTGTCACTATATCCAATCCCACAAAATATGTATACACCGGTGGTAAAGGTTGCGTTAAGGTGTGGGACATTTCGCAGCCGGCCAATAAAAGTCCTATTAGCCAACTGGACTGTCTGCAACGTGACAATTATATTCGCTCAGTAAAACTTTTGCCAGATGGACGCACTTTAATTGTTGGAGGAGAAGCATCAAATCTATCGATATGGGATTTGGCCAGTCCAACACCTCGTATAAAAGCTGAGTTAACATCGTCGGCACCGGCTTGCTATGCCTTAGCTATTAGTCCCGATTCGAAGGTGTGCTTTTCATGTTGTAGTGATGGTAACATTGCTGTCTGGGACTTGCACAACGAAATTCTAGTGCGTCAATTTCAAGGTCATACTGATGGTGCTTCTTGCATCGACATTAGTCCGGACGGTTCTCGTCTATGGACTGGCGGTCTCGACAATACAGTTCGGTCATGGGATCTACGCGAGGGACGCCAGTTGCAGCAACATGATTTCAGTTCACAGATATTCTCATTAGGATATTGCCCAACAG GCGATTGGTTGGCTGTTGGTATGGAAAATTCCCATGTCGAAGTTCTACACGCTTCTAAACCTGACAAATACCAACTGCACTTGCACGAAAGTTGCGTGTTATCGTTACGTTTTGCCACCTGTGGCAAATGGTTCGTATCCACCGGTAAAGACAACTTACTCAATGCCTGGCGAACACCCTATGGCGCAAGTATATTCCAG TCCAAGGAAACTTCATCGGTACTTAGCTGCGACATATCAACAGACGACAAGTACATTGTGACGGGTTCCGGAGACAAAAAAGCCACAGTTTACGAAGTTATCTATTAA